The following coding sequences lie in one Paracidovorax avenae genomic window:
- a CDS encoding ABC transporter substrate-binding protein produces the protein MKQRLNLSLGTIALAALLGAGAAHAATLRWAGANDILTVDPHAQNHQTTHAFLQQVYESLVRYDKNYQIEPALATKWTQVSPTQVRFELRKGVKFHDGAPFTADDVVFSLTRAMTPPSNMQSSVQSVKEVKKVDDFTVDLILKGPSPVLLRELTEARIMNKAWAEKNNSVKAQDYAGKEENYASRNANGTGPFIMVGWQPDVKVTLKKNPNWWDKPTGNIDEVVFTPIKSAATRSAALISGQVDFVPDPPPQDLARMKSSPDIKLIEGAENRTIYLGLDQFRDELPGAGTPGKNPLKDKRVRQALYQAIDSATIHSRTMRNLSVPTGTMVAPMVHGWSKSLEERASKYDVEAAKKLLADAGYPNGFAIKLDCPNDRYVNDEAICQAVTAMWTRIGVKTTLQTAPMSQFVTRVMNNDVNAYLFGWGVATFDALYSLDSLMSTKDGKTAAGVYNGGRFSDAKLDGMIGQIKVEMDPAKRDALIADALKLVKDEYYYLPLHHQIRPWAMRKGMDTLHRADDRPMPAWTTIK, from the coding sequence ATGAAGCAGCGTTTGAATTTATCCCTCGGAACGATCGCCCTCGCCGCGCTCCTCGGCGCCGGTGCCGCCCATGCGGCCACCCTGCGCTGGGCCGGCGCGAACGACATCCTGACCGTGGACCCGCACGCGCAGAACCACCAGACCACGCATGCCTTCCTGCAGCAGGTGTACGAGAGCCTCGTGCGCTATGACAAGAACTACCAGATCGAGCCTGCGCTGGCCACGAAATGGACGCAGGTCTCGCCCACGCAGGTGCGCTTCGAACTGCGCAAGGGGGTCAAGTTCCACGACGGCGCCCCGTTCACGGCGGACGACGTGGTGTTCTCGCTCACGAGGGCGATGACGCCGCCGTCCAACATGCAGTCGTCGGTGCAGAGCGTGAAGGAAGTGAAGAAGGTGGACGACTTCACCGTGGACCTGATCCTCAAGGGACCGAGCCCGGTGCTGCTGCGCGAGCTGACCGAGGCGCGCATCATGAACAAGGCCTGGGCCGAGAAGAACAACTCGGTGAAGGCCCAGGACTACGCGGGCAAGGAAGAGAACTACGCTTCGCGCAACGCCAACGGGACCGGTCCTTTCATCATGGTGGGCTGGCAGCCCGACGTGAAGGTCACGCTCAAGAAGAACCCGAACTGGTGGGACAAGCCGACGGGCAACATCGACGAGGTGGTGTTCACGCCCATCAAGTCGGCGGCCACGCGCTCGGCCGCGCTCATCTCGGGCCAGGTGGACTTCGTGCCCGATCCGCCGCCGCAGGATCTGGCGCGCATGAAGTCCAGCCCCGACATCAAGCTGATCGAAGGCGCGGAGAACCGCACCATCTACCTGGGCCTGGACCAGTTCCGCGACGAGCTGCCTGGCGCGGGCACGCCGGGCAAGAACCCGCTCAAGGACAAGCGCGTGCGCCAGGCGCTCTACCAGGCGATCGATTCGGCGACCATCCACAGCCGCACCATGCGCAACCTGTCGGTGCCCACGGGCACCATGGTGGCGCCGATGGTGCACGGCTGGAGCAAGAGCCTGGAAGAGCGTGCCTCCAAGTACGACGTCGAGGCCGCGAAGAAGCTGCTGGCCGATGCCGGCTATCCCAACGGCTTCGCGATCAAGCTCGACTGTCCGAACGACCGCTACGTGAACGACGAGGCGATCTGCCAGGCCGTGACGGCCATGTGGACGCGCATCGGCGTGAAGACCACGCTGCAGACGGCGCCGATGTCGCAGTTCGTCACGCGCGTGATGAACAACGACGTGAATGCCTACCTGTTCGGCTGGGGCGTGGCCACGTTCGACGCGCTCTATTCACTGGATTCGCTGATGTCCACGAAGGACGGCAAGACCGCGGCGGGGGTCTATAACGGCGGCCGCTTCAGCGATGCCAAGCTCGACGGCATGATCGGCCAGATCAAGGTGGAGATGGACCCGGCCAAGCGCGATGCGCTGATCGCCGATGCCCTGAAGCTGGTCAAGGACGAGTACTACTACCTGCCGCTGCACCACCAGATCCGGCCCTGGGCGATGCGCAAGGGCATGGACACGCTGCACCGCGCGGACGACCGCCCGATGCCGGCCTGGACCACCATCAAGTAA